A region from the Candidatus Eisenbacteria bacterium genome encodes:
- a CDS encoding glycoside hydrolase family 1 protein, with protein MDERILHEGGPAPDPAGAQDAGGPPEPVRAPELGAHASNFRFPPGFLWGASTSAHQVEGDNTNNDWWDWEAAGRVLEPSGKAADHFHRYRSDFDLAQALEHNAHRFSLEWSRIEPEEGRWSQEAIAHYRDVLTALRERGIEPVVTLYHYTMPRWMAAKGGWESPAMEERFTRYVDHVLSELGPLARWWITLNEPVVQVFKGWIIGQWPPGRTDWRVAFSVLRHMLRAHVRAYHVIHRHRPDAKVSIAKHVLALSACDPRSLRDRLSVRVRSYFFNHLFVDALHTGVLRVPGLFWERLPHGRTLDFIGMNYYTRDFVKNTGLDLPGWMGGACRLDNRQHVGKLNDLGWEIYPEGLARYLREFARFRLPILITENGVPAHEDDDRWVFIFLHLWQVARAIADGVPVIGYLHWSLLDNYEWADGYAARFGLVEVDFATQARRIRPSAWKLTNVIRRNEL; from the coding sequence ATGGACGAGCGCATCCTACACGAGGGCGGTCCCGCGCCGGATCCGGCGGGTGCGCAGGACGCCGGCGGACCGCCGGAGCCTGTCCGGGCACCCGAGCTCGGAGCGCATGCGTCGAACTTCCGCTTTCCTCCCGGCTTCCTGTGGGGAGCCTCGACCTCCGCGCACCAGGTCGAGGGCGACAACACCAACAACGACTGGTGGGACTGGGAGGCCGCGGGCCGGGTTCTGGAGCCGTCGGGCAAGGCGGCGGATCATTTCCACCGCTACCGGAGCGACTTCGACCTGGCGCAGGCGCTCGAACACAACGCGCACCGCTTCTCGCTGGAGTGGAGCCGCATCGAGCCCGAGGAAGGCCGCTGGTCGCAGGAGGCGATCGCGCACTATCGCGACGTCCTCACGGCCCTTCGCGAGCGCGGCATCGAACCGGTCGTCACGCTCTACCATTACACGATGCCCCGGTGGATGGCCGCGAAGGGCGGCTGGGAGAGCCCGGCGATGGAAGAGCGCTTCACGCGCTACGTGGACCACGTGTTGTCCGAGCTGGGACCGCTCGCCCGCTGGTGGATCACGCTCAACGAGCCGGTCGTGCAGGTCTTCAAGGGCTGGATCATCGGCCAGTGGCCGCCGGGCAGGACCGACTGGCGCGTCGCGTTCTCGGTGCTGCGGCACATGCTGCGCGCCCACGTGCGCGCCTATCACGTCATTCACCGGCACCGGCCGGACGCGAAGGTCAGCATCGCCAAGCACGTGCTGGCGCTGTCCGCCTGCGATCCGCGGAGTCTGCGCGACCGCCTGTCGGTGCGGGTGCGCAGTTACTTCTTCAATCACCTGTTCGTGGACGCCCTGCACACCGGCGTGCTGCGCGTGCCGGGACTGTTCTGGGAGCGGCTGCCGCACGGCCGCACGCTCGACTTCATCGGCATGAACTACTACACGCGGGATTTCGTGAAGAACACCGGGCTGGACCTGCCCGGCTGGATGGGCGGCGCCTGCCGGCTCGACAACCGCCAGCACGTGGGCAAGCTCAACGACCTCGGCTGGGAGATCTACCCGGAGGGACTCGCGCGCTACCTGCGCGAGTTCGCGCGCTTCCGACTGCCGATCCTGATCACCGAGAACGGCGTCCCCGCCCACGAGGACGACGACCGCTGGGTGTTCATCTTCCTGCACCTGTGGCAGGTCGCACGGGCCATCGCCGACGGAGTGCCGGTCATCGGCTACCTGCACTGGTCGCTGCTCGACAACTACGAATGGGCGGATGGCTATGCGGCGCGCTTCGGGCTGGTCGAAGTGGACTTCGCGACGCAGGCCCGGCGCATCCGGCCGAGCGCCTGGAAGCTCACGAACGTGATCCGGCGGAACGAGCTCTAG